A single Saccopteryx bilineata isolate mSacBil1 chromosome 7, mSacBil1_pri_phased_curated, whole genome shotgun sequence DNA region contains:
- the ADRA2A gene encoding alpha-2A adrenergic receptor, translating to MFRQEQPLAEGSFAPMGSLQPDAGNASWNGTEAPGGGARATPYSLQVTLTLVCLAGLLMLLTVFGNVLVIIAVFTSRALKAPQNLFLVSLASADILVATLVIPFSLANEVMGYWYFGKAWCEIYLALDVLFCTSSIVHLCAISLDRYWSITQAIEYNLKRTPRRIKAIIVTVWVISAVISFPPLISIEKKGGGDQQQAEPRCEINDQKWYVISSCIGSFFAPCLIMILVYVRIYQIAKRRTRVPPSRRGPDAAPPGGPERRPNGLGPERGVGPGGAEAEPLPVQLNGAPGESTPAGPRDTEALDLEESSSSEHAEGPPGTRRSERGPRAKGKARESQVKPGDSLPRRGQGAPGPRVPAAGPGEERGGGAKASRWRGRQNREKRFTFVLAVVIGVFVVCWFPFFFTYTLSAVGCSVPPTLFKFFFWFGYCNSSLNPVIYTIFNHDFRRAFKKILCRGDRKRIV from the coding sequence ATGTTCCGCCAGGAGCAGCCACTGGCCGAGGGCAGCTTCGCGCCCATGGGCTCCCTGCAGCCGGACGCGGGCAACGCGAGCTGGAACGGGACCGAGGCGCCGGGGGGCGGCGCCCGGGCCACCCCCTACTCTTTGCAGGTGACCCTGACGCTCGTGTGTCTGGCCGGCTTGCTCATGCTGCTCACTGTGTTCGGCAACGTGCTGGTCATCATTGCCGTGTTCACGAGCCGCGCGCTCAAGGCGCCCCAGAACCTGTTCCTGGTGTCTCTGGCCTCGGCAGACATCCTGGTGGCCACGCTTGTCATCCCTTTCTCGCTGGCCAACGAGGTCATGGGCTACTGGTACTTCGGCAAGGCGTGGTGCGAGATCTACCTGGCGCTCGACGTGCTCTTCTGCACCTCGTCCATCGTGCACCTGTGCGCCATCAGCTTGGATCGCTACTGGTCCATCACGCAGGCCATCGAGTACAACCTGAAGCGCACGCCGCGCCGCATCAAGGCCATCATCGTCACCGTGTGGGTCATCTCCGCCGTCATCTCCTTCCCGCCGCTCATCTCCATCGAGAAGAAGGGCGGCGGCGACCAGCAGCAGGCCGAGCCGCGCTGCGAGATCAACGACCAGAAGTGGTATGTCATCTCGTCGTGCATCGGCTCCTTCTTCGCGCCCTGCCTCATCATGATCCTGGTCTACGTGCGCATCTACCAGATCGCCAAGCGCCGCACCCGCGTGCCGCCCAGCCGCCGGGGCCCGGACGCCGCGCCCCCCGGGGGCCCCGAGCGCAGGCCCAACGGCCTGGGCCCCGAGCGCGGCGTGGGCCCCGGGGGCGCTGAGGCCGAGCCGCTGCCCGTCCAGCTTAACGGTGCCCCCGGGGAGTCCACACCGGCTGGGCCGCGCGACACCGAAGCCCTGGACTTGGAGGAGAGCTCGTCGTCGGAGCACGCGGAGGGGCCCCCAGGGACCCGCAGGTCCGAGCGCGGCCCCCGGGCCAAAGGGAAGGCCCGGGAGAGCCAGGTGAAGCCCGGGGACAGCCTGCCGCGACGCGGGCAGGGGGCGCCGGGGCCCAGGGTGCCGGCGGCCGGGCCCGGGGAGGAGCGCGGCGGGGGAGCCAAGGCGTCGCGCTGGCGCGGGCGGCAGAACCGCGAAAAGCGCTTCACGTTCGTGCTGGCCGTGGTCATCGGCGTGTTCGTGGTGTGCTGGTTCCCCTTCTTCTTCACCTACACGCTCTCGGCCGTCGGCTGCTCCGTGCCGCCCACGCTCTTCAAGTTCTTCTTCTGGTTCGGCTACTGCAACAGCTCGCTGAACCCGGTCATCTACACCATCTTCAACCACGACTTCCGCCGCGCCTTCAAGAAGATCCTCTGCCGCGGGGACAGGAAGCGGATCGTGTGA